A region from the Miscanthus floridulus cultivar M001 unplaced genomic scaffold, ASM1932011v1 fs_191_1_2, whole genome shotgun sequence genome encodes:
- the LOC136530750 gene encoding uncharacterized protein isoform X3 produces MSLKPPIQISHLLPVVSQSKLAFLASAEAPPLLSVLPKSSTEQSGLLIIGPEGDFTEEEVHSLKSAGAVPVGLGPCRLRVETATISLLSALMLWSDAKHQ; encoded by the exons ATGTCGCTGAAGCCCCCAATTCAGATAAGTCACCTTCTACCTGTT GTATCACAGTCAAAGCTTGCTTTCCTAGCATCAGCAGAAGCGCCTCCTCTTTTAAGTGTTCTGCCAAAATCCAGCACTGAACAAAGTGGGCTTCTGATTATTGGACCTGAAGGAG ACTTCACAGAAGAGGAGGTACATTCACTGAAATCAGCAGGTGCAGTCCCTGTCGGTCTTGGTCCATGCAGGCTACGAGTTGAGACAGCCACAATATCCCTCCTATCTGCTCTCATGCTATGGTCAGATGCTAAACACCAGTAA
- the LOC136530750 gene encoding uncharacterized protein isoform X1, giving the protein MYCQRIHEMSLKPPIQISHLLPVVSQSKLAFLASAEAPPLLSVLPKSSTEQSGLLIIGPEGDFTEEEVHSLKSAGAVPVGLGPCRLRVETATISLLSALMLWSDAKHQ; this is encoded by the exons ATGTACT GCCAGAGGATACATGAAATGTCGCTGAAGCCCCCAATTCAGATAAGTCACCTTCTACCTGTT GTATCACAGTCAAAGCTTGCTTTCCTAGCATCAGCAGAAGCGCCTCCTCTTTTAAGTGTTCTGCCAAAATCCAGCACTGAACAAAGTGGGCTTCTGATTATTGGACCTGAAGGAG ACTTCACAGAAGAGGAGGTACATTCACTGAAATCAGCAGGTGCAGTCCCTGTCGGTCTTGGTCCATGCAGGCTACGAGTTGAGACAGCCACAATATCCCTCCTATCTGCTCTCATGCTATGGTCAGATGCTAAACACCAGTAA
- the LOC136530750 gene encoding uncharacterized protein isoform X2, with product MYCQRIHEMSLKPPIQVSQSKLAFLASAEAPPLLSVLPKSSTEQSGLLIIGPEGDFTEEEVHSLKSAGAVPVGLGPCRLRVETATISLLSALMLWSDAKHQ from the exons ATGTACT GCCAGAGGATACATGAAATGTCGCTGAAGCCCCCAAT TCAGGTATCACAGTCAAAGCTTGCTTTCCTAGCATCAGCAGAAGCGCCTCCTCTTTTAAGTGTTCTGCCAAAATCCAGCACTGAACAAAGTGGGCTTCTGATTATTGGACCTGAAGGAG ACTTCACAGAAGAGGAGGTACATTCACTGAAATCAGCAGGTGCAGTCCCTGTCGGTCTTGGTCCATGCAGGCTACGAGTTGAGACAGCCACAATATCCCTCCTATCTGCTCTCATGCTATGGTCAGATGCTAAACACCAGTAA